From one Candidatus Delongbacteria bacterium genomic stretch:
- a CDS encoding HAD-IA family hydrolase, translated as MSLKLVIFDFDGTIIDTETAWFKAFSDLYQNYNCKLNIKDWLKCVGTDEKHFNPYDELNKLLDKKIDNDIMKSYVNQRFEYYFNKLELREGILELLKFLQNSRIKIAIASSSSINWVGKILDERNLTNFFSYVATSEDVTNVKPSPELYNNVLEHYRCLPSECLVIEDSLNGALASLSTNIRTFVILNEVTKHSSFPNNLSKFNSIKDIDFSSIIDLYYK; from the coding sequence ATGAGCCTTAAATTAGTAATATTTGATTTTGATGGAACCATTATTGATACCGAAACAGCCTGGTTTAAGGCATTTTCTGACCTTTACCAAAATTATAATTGTAAATTAAACATTAAAGATTGGTTAAAATGTGTTGGAACTGATGAAAAACATTTTAACCCATACGATGAATTAAACAAATTGCTCGATAAAAAAATCGATAATGATATAATGAAAAGTTATGTTAATCAAAGGTTTGAGTACTACTTTAATAAACTTGAATTAAGAGAAGGTATATTGGAATTGCTAAAGTTTTTACAAAACTCTAGAATAAAAATTGCTATAGCATCAAGTTCATCAATAAATTGGGTAGGCAAAATATTGGATGAAAGGAATCTTACTAATTTCTTTTCCTATGTAGCCACTTCAGAAGACGTCACAAATGTCAAACCATCCCCTGAGCTTTACAATAATGTTTTAGAGCACTACAGATGTTTACCAAGTGAATGTTTAGTAATTGAAGACTCATTGAATGGAGCTTTAGCTTCTTTATCAACAAATATTAGAACCTTTGTCATTTTGAATGAGGTTACAAAACATTCATCTTTTCCGAACAATTTGTCAAAATTTAATTCGATAAAAGATATTGATTTTAGTAGTATTATTGATTTATATTACAAATAG
- a CDS encoding EI24 domain-containing protein translates to MFTDLFSFKYIFKGLSFLGQNKSLFKFTIIQVVLGIFIFSLFLFFATVKGIEIFDSMAIGLNQSENWFYNFTYYLLLVPFYLLLYAAGGYITFFFTSIIISPLNTALASKTRFLYTGEKNNEQTGLIRSILSDVKYEAIKFLIFTIIYLVMLLLLLIPVFGSVIFLVVSTLYMIFTLTFEFVELSMDTEKNSAKHRIAILLKRPILVLSFGGACFLIFTIPFLNIVLFPVLVVSGALMYEDKLKKAKI, encoded by the coding sequence ATGTTCACTGATCTATTCTCGTTTAAATACATTTTCAAGGGCCTTTCGTTTTTAGGACAGAATAAAAGCCTGTTTAAGTTTACAATAATACAGGTGGTTTTAGGAATTTTCATCTTCAGCCTTTTCCTTTTCTTTGCTACCGTTAAGGGTATTGAGATTTTCGATTCTATGGCAATAGGGTTAAACCAAAGTGAGAATTGGTTTTATAATTTTACATATTATCTACTACTCGTACCTTTTTATCTATTATTATATGCCGCTGGAGGATATATAACTTTCTTCTTTACATCGATAATTATCTCTCCTTTAAATACAGCTTTGGCTTCAAAAACAAGATTTCTATATACTGGTGAAAAAAATAATGAACAGACTGGACTTATCAGGTCAATACTTTCCGATGTAAAGTATGAAGCAATAAAATTTTTAATTTTCACGATCATATATTTAGTAATGCTGCTGCTGCTTCTAATTCCAGTTTTTGGTTCAGTGATATTTCTTGTAGTTTCAACACTTTACATGATCTTTACTTTAACTTTTGAATTTGTTGAATTATCAATGGATACAGAAAAAAATTCGGCTAAACATAGAATAGCAATATTGCTGAAAAGACCCATTCTTGTTTTATCCTTTGGAGGAGCTTGCTTCCTTATATTTACGATCCCATTTTTAAATATCGTATTATTTCCAGTTCTAGTTGTAAGTGGAGCTTTGATGTATGAAGATAAATTAAAGAAAGCAAAGATATAA
- a CDS encoding helix-hairpin-helix domain-containing protein yields the protein MKIIEKISHAFDLDIEIVKNIDRMLNENLTFHFILRYRKAETGDISETRLREVLDFFDKSEKLENRKAEIINLLIEKDLITEELKKKIELSETISDLEFIYSPFKAKKEANVQKALDYGFGSLVDKLIKYGTIPTQNLIEKYSDGYKCFDALLSSEIIKAPSSREFIKNAYQTYGQLSIVAKNKEDIENEKYKVYLDRVIHVRNIKAFQTLAINRGEKQDILKVNIVTDEINKERFLNYYKKVVENYSKAPVLDAYRRILKSVESEIRNNLTEAAEIESCEIFQRNLHSILTKAPIKNKKIFAIDPGYKNGCKYALLDEFGNPFKFGKFFISENKLNLPDKEEFDLIVLGNGTASKEAFKILSEHYKQEIFIVNEAGASVYSTSEEGIEEFPDLDPLDRGSVSIGRRFIDSMAELVKIPVQSLGVGMYQHDIKEAILDKKLSETIENVVNFSGVDVNSASASLLRFISGLDKRSAKKIAKNKPYKSRSDLKKVLSEKAFNLAAGFLRIPESKTSFDNTIIHPDHYEIAEKIQTFLSFGLDQDPKHLSEKLNCDHFTIDYIMKELKNPGISLLKRDGTTNSLKPVDKDDLHIGSIFNGIIRNIVPFGYYVDFGFKNDGLLHISSFKNRDEFSKYSAGDFIEVQIENINDDFTRINLKNRE from the coding sequence ATGAAAATTATTGAGAAAATATCGCACGCTTTTGATTTAGACATAGAAATCGTAAAAAATATTGATAGAATGTTGAACGAAAACTTAACATTTCATTTTATTCTAAGATATCGTAAGGCTGAAACAGGAGACATTTCTGAAACCAGATTGAGAGAAGTACTTGATTTTTTTGATAAATCTGAAAAACTCGAAAATAGAAAAGCAGAAATTATCAATCTTCTTATTGAAAAAGATCTAATTACTGAAGAGTTGAAAAAAAAAATAGAGCTATCTGAAACAATTTCGGACCTAGAATTCATCTACTCCCCTTTCAAAGCGAAAAAAGAAGCCAATGTTCAAAAAGCATTAGACTACGGTTTTGGTTCACTTGTTGACAAACTCATTAAGTACGGAACAATTCCAACACAAAATTTAATTGAAAAATATAGCGACGGTTACAAATGTTTTGATGCTTTGCTATCCTCTGAGATAATTAAAGCACCAAGTTCAAGAGAATTTATAAAAAATGCATATCAGACTTATGGTCAACTTTCAATCGTTGCAAAAAATAAAGAGGATATTGAAAATGAAAAGTACAAGGTATATCTAGATAGGGTTATTCATGTAAGAAATATTAAAGCTTTTCAAACTCTAGCAATAAACCGAGGTGAAAAACAAGATATATTGAAGGTAAACATTGTTACAGATGAAATTAATAAAGAGAGATTTTTAAATTACTACAAAAAAGTAGTCGAAAACTACTCCAAAGCACCAGTTTTGGATGCCTACAGACGAATATTAAAGTCTGTGGAAAGCGAAATTAGAAATAATCTTACAGAAGCAGCAGAGATTGAATCATGTGAGATATTCCAAAGAAATCTTCATTCAATTCTTACTAAAGCCCCAATTAAAAACAAAAAAATTTTTGCAATAGATCCTGGCTATAAAAATGGATGTAAATACGCCTTACTAGATGAATTTGGCAATCCGTTTAAATTCGGAAAATTCTTTATTTCTGAGAACAAACTTAATTTGCCAGATAAAGAAGAATTTGACTTGATTGTTTTGGGAAATGGAACGGCATCTAAAGAAGCTTTCAAAATTTTATCAGAGCATTACAAACAAGAAATTTTTATTGTAAACGAAGCTGGAGCTTCGGTATACTCAACTTCAGAGGAAGGAATAGAAGAGTTTCCTGATTTAGATCCATTGGACAGAGGTTCTGTTTCCATCGGAAGAAGATTTATCGATAGTATGGCTGAACTTGTTAAAATTCCAGTTCAAAGTCTAGGTGTTGGAATGTATCAACATGACATAAAAGAAGCAATCCTAGATAAGAAATTGAGTGAAACCATAGAAAATGTTGTGAATTTTTCTGGTGTAGATGTCAACAGTGCATCCGCATCACTCCTAAGATTTATTTCTGGACTTGATAAAAGATCAGCTAAGAAAATAGCTAAAAACAAGCCATATAAATCACGGAGTGATTTAAAAAAGGTTTTATCTGAAAAAGCTTTCAATCTGGCTGCAGGTTTTCTTAGAATACCTGAAAGTAAAACCAGTTTTGACAATACAATAATTCATCCTGATCATTATGAAATAGCTGAAAAAATACAAACTTTCCTCAGTTTCGGTTTGGATCAGGATCCAAAACATTTATCTGAGAAGTTAAATTGTGATCATTTTACAATAGATTATATAATGAAAGAATTAAAAAATCCTGGAATTTCGTTACTGAAAAGAGATGGTACCACTAACTCTTTGAAACCAGTTGATAAGGATGATCTGCACATAGGGTCTATCTTTAATGGAATTATCAGAAATATTGTTCCATTTGGATACTACGTAGATTTTGGCTTCAAAAATGATGGTTTGCTTCACATTTCAAGTTTTAAAAATCGTGATGAATTCTCAAAATACAGTGCTGGTGATTTTATTGAAGTCCAAATTGAAAACATTAATGATGATTTCACCAGAATTAATTTAAAAAACAGGGAGTAA